A part of Gracilimonas sediminicola genomic DNA contains:
- a CDS encoding enoyl-CoA hydratase/isomerase family protein encodes MDQIYETLLVEVDESGICTLTINRPDKLNALNNQVLDELDQAIDDIKENYQVKSLVITGAGEKAFVAGADIKELSSLDPVSGEKVSKKGQDIFQKIEDLTIPVIAAVNGYALGGGCELAMACHLRIAFEKAAFGLPEVSLGLIPGYGGTQRLTRLVGRGKALELIMTGRQVKADEAFEIGLVNQVTEHSAIDEAKSMLTKIMKQGPLAIKNAIRAVQEAGSGKGFESEARLFGELCGTADFKEGTGAFLEKRKPNFSGK; translated from the coding sequence ATGGACCAGATTTACGAAACGCTTCTTGTAGAAGTCGATGAATCAGGCATTTGCACGCTTACCATTAACCGCCCCGATAAACTCAACGCCCTCAACAATCAGGTGCTGGATGAGCTCGATCAGGCTATTGATGACATCAAAGAGAATTACCAGGTCAAGTCGCTGGTGATTACCGGAGCCGGTGAAAAAGCTTTTGTGGCCGGCGCAGATATCAAAGAGCTGAGCTCGCTGGATCCGGTTTCCGGAGAAAAAGTATCCAAAAAAGGACAGGATATTTTTCAAAAGATTGAAGACCTGACCATTCCCGTGATTGCAGCCGTAAACGGGTATGCCCTTGGCGGGGGTTGTGAACTGGCTATGGCCTGCCATCTAAGAATTGCTTTCGAAAAGGCCGCTTTCGGGTTGCCGGAAGTTAGCCTGGGACTGATTCCCGGTTATGGCGGCACGCAGCGACTCACCCGGCTTGTAGGTCGCGGTAAGGCTCTGGAATTGATTATGACCGGCCGGCAGGTAAAAGCAGATGAGGCTTTTGAAATCGGTTTGGTAAATCAGGTGACAGAACATTCCGCGATTGATGAGGCCAAATCAATGCTGACTAAAATCATGAAGCAAGGCCCTTTAGCTATTAAAAACGCTATTAGGGCCGTTCAGGAAGCCGGTTCCGGAAAAGGATTTGAATCCGAAGCCCGGCTGTTTGGAGAATTATGCGGTACGGCTGATTTTAAGGAAGGTACCGGCGCTTTTCTTGAAAAGAGAAAACCTAATTTCTCCGGTAAATAG
- a CDS encoding PspA/IM30 family protein, with product MFQRFIRAIKSMFGGLISSMEDPKLILEQNIRDLNDQIPQMNENIATVKANLLMLQKEMNRNEKAIQDLTAKVKSAIQADRDDIAEGYALQLEKAKENYAHTKDQLAFAEKAYEKAIKVKKVFMREKDRKIQEAKEALRASERSEWQAKIADTLEQFEVGGIDATHDEMINRINEQSAKNEARMEIALDSIDTETMEIEANAEKLRAKSLVEQFKMEMGEKSGSINIDEEEPAKEKDSSKTVGNKEKSSS from the coding sequence ATGTTTCAACGATTTATCCGCGCAATCAAGTCCATGTTCGGTGGCTTAATAAGCTCAATGGAAGACCCAAAGCTCATCCTTGAGCAAAACATCCGGGATCTGAATGACCAAATTCCCCAGATGAACGAGAATATCGCTACGGTTAAAGCCAACCTGTTGATGCTCCAAAAAGAAATGAATCGGAATGAAAAAGCGATTCAGGATTTGACGGCAAAAGTGAAGTCCGCCATCCAGGCCGATCGTGATGATATTGCCGAGGGATATGCTCTTCAATTAGAGAAAGCCAAAGAAAATTATGCACACACCAAAGATCAGCTTGCCTTTGCTGAAAAAGCCTACGAAAAAGCGATTAAGGTGAAAAAAGTATTCATGCGTGAAAAAGATCGCAAAATCCAGGAAGCCAAAGAAGCATTGCGTGCAAGCGAGCGCTCCGAATGGCAAGCCAAGATTGCGGATACGCTGGAACAGTTTGAGGTTGGCGGAATTGATGCTACTCACGATGAGATGATTAACCGAATCAACGAGCAGTCTGCTAAAAACGAAGCCCGTATGGAAATCGCACTCGACAGCATTGATACTGAAACCATGGAAATCGAAGCCAATGCTGAGAAACTGCGCGCCAAGTCCTTAGTAGAGCAGTTCAAGATGGAAATGGGTGAGAAGAGCGGGTCCATCAACATTGATGAAGAAGAACCGGCTAAGGAAAAAGACAGCTCTAAAACTGTTGGCAACAAAGAAAAAAGCAGTTCATAG
- a CDS encoding thymidine phosphorylase, with product MDSKYNIVSLIRKKRDGKTLEKEEIQHLINLYTADEIPDYQISAFLMAAFLNGMNDEESAAFTEAMLHSGEIVDLSHVAGKKVDKHSTGGVGDKLSLILAPIVAAAGVPVPMISGRGLGHTGGTLDKLESIPGFTVDMDLARYKEIIGKHNLVLAGQTKEIAPADKRLYALRDVTATVESIPLIAGSIMSKKLAEGIDALVLDVKVGSGAFMKTTEEAIKLGEALVGIGTQFEKETIAYVTNMNQPLGYKIGNWLEVEECIDAMHGNGPDDIMEITHLLAGTMIYLGGKAGDVSEGIELSKEQIENGAAFRKWLDIVEEQRGDVEMIKSPQKYPKAQFEFEIKAKQDGYVSAMDSFEIGMASVELGAGRKTKEDDVDPQAGIVLQKKVGDKISKGETILTGLTNKPSAIDAASEQLFGAVTIAETKPEAVHLVSHTIDKKGSRAFEL from the coding sequence ATGGATTCAAAATACAATATAGTTTCACTTATTCGCAAAAAACGGGATGGAAAAACCCTCGAGAAAGAGGAGATACAGCATCTCATTAATTTATATACCGCCGATGAGATCCCCGATTATCAGATAAGCGCCTTCTTGATGGCGGCTTTTTTAAACGGGATGAATGATGAGGAATCGGCGGCCTTTACTGAAGCCATGCTGCATTCCGGGGAAATTGTTGATCTGTCTCACGTAGCCGGAAAAAAGGTGGATAAGCATTCAACAGGTGGAGTTGGGGATAAGCTTTCGCTAATTCTCGCGCCTATTGTAGCGGCAGCCGGAGTGCCGGTTCCTATGATTTCCGGGCGTGGACTCGGACATACGGGAGGCACCTTAGACAAACTGGAATCCATTCCCGGCTTTACGGTGGATATGGATCTCGCGCGTTACAAGGAAATCATTGGTAAACATAATTTGGTACTGGCCGGTCAAACCAAAGAAATTGCCCCCGCCGATAAGCGCCTGTATGCCCTGCGTGATGTAACAGCCACGGTAGAATCTATTCCGCTGATTGCCGGAAGCATCATGAGTAAAAAACTGGCGGAAGGTATAGATGCATTGGTTTTAGACGTGAAAGTTGGCTCCGGCGCTTTTATGAAAACAACAGAAGAAGCCATAAAGCTGGGAGAGGCACTGGTTGGAATCGGTACTCAGTTTGAGAAAGAAACCATCGCATATGTGACGAATATGAATCAGCCGCTGGGCTATAAAATCGGAAACTGGCTGGAAGTAGAAGAATGTATTGACGCCATGCACGGTAACGGCCCGGATGATATCATGGAAATTACCCATTTACTGGCGGGAACCATGATTTACCTGGGTGGTAAAGCCGGAGATGTTTCCGAAGGTATTGAGCTCAGTAAAGAGCAAATTGAAAACGGAGCCGCTTTCCGGAAATGGCTGGATATTGTGGAAGAACAGCGTGGGGATGTGGAAATGATTAAATCACCCCAAAAATACCCCAAAGCCCAATTTGAGTTTGAAATTAAGGCAAAACAGGATGGTTACGTTTCAGCTATGGATTCCTTTGAAATAGGAATGGCCTCAGTAGAACTCGGAGCCGGACGAAAAACCAAAGAAGATGACGTAGATCCGCAGGCCGGAATTGTGCTTCAAAAGAAAGTTGGAGACAAAATCTCAAAAGGTGAAACAATTTTGACCGGACTTACGAACAAGCCATCAGCAATAGACGCTGCAAGCGAGCAATTATTCGGGGCAGTTACTATTGCCGAAACTAAACCCGAAGCAGTGCATTTGGTGAGTCATACAATAGACAAAAAAGGCAGCAGGGCATTTGAGCTTTAA
- a CDS encoding 4-phosphoerythronate dehydrogenase, translating into MIHVSADQNLYKIKELIPPQTELSLYDPSQGIPDLSQADAMLLRTVTHLTEESFPNPPATLKFIGTGSSGTDHLDNEHLEGKGITLASSNGCNARAVAEYVMTALLLWKEKKQPKESFGKIGVIGVGKAGSAVVDLLSNFDIDCVLYDPPRQQRDPDFTPASLQEVLDCDILTFHAPLSKKGPHATYHWLDEEKLAGKSFKLIINAARGGVIDELALMKYYVEGKIGDYILDVWEREPDFNTEVAKHAFIATPHIAGYSEQAKVNATKMICDQLAAFFELGSGSADYEIPERIEDLAHIQYDLTKLITRLNPILGYDKALRDLSDRPDKGVLFRNLRNEWPLRYEYASLKIRKELLREFKEIHMLGVQPI; encoded by the coding sequence TTGATACACGTTTCAGCCGACCAAAATCTGTATAAAATCAAAGAGCTTATCCCACCCCAAACAGAGCTCTCCCTGTACGACCCCTCACAGGGAATTCCGGATCTTTCTCAGGCTGATGCCATGCTGTTGCGAACGGTAACTCATTTAACTGAAGAATCTTTCCCAAATCCGCCTGCTACACTGAAATTTATTGGCACCGGATCATCCGGAACCGATCACCTTGATAATGAACACCTTGAGGGAAAAGGAATTACCCTTGCCAGCTCCAATGGATGTAATGCCCGGGCGGTTGCTGAGTATGTAATGACAGCCCTATTGTTGTGGAAAGAGAAAAAGCAGCCTAAGGAATCATTTGGAAAAATCGGGGTAATCGGTGTTGGCAAAGCCGGGTCTGCAGTTGTTGACTTACTTTCCAATTTCGACATTGACTGTGTGCTTTACGACCCTCCCCGGCAGCAAAGAGATCCTGATTTTACTCCTGCTTCGCTGCAAGAGGTTTTGGATTGTGACATCCTCACCTTTCATGCTCCCCTTAGTAAAAAGGGACCTCATGCTACCTACCACTGGCTGGATGAAGAAAAATTAGCCGGCAAATCCTTTAAGTTGATTATCAACGCTGCGCGGGGTGGAGTGATTGACGAGCTGGCCCTGATGAAATATTATGTGGAAGGGAAAATAGGGGATTACATTCTGGATGTGTGGGAAAGAGAACCTGACTTCAATACCGAGGTAGCCAAACATGCCTTCATAGCTACGCCGCATATTGCCGGCTATTCTGAACAGGCAAAAGTAAATGCCACCAAAATGATTTGTGATCAGCTGGCTGCTTTTTTTGAGCTGGGTTCCGGTTCGGCTGATTATGAAATACCGGAACGGATTGAAGACCTGGCTCATATTCAATACGACCTGACCAAGCTGATCACACGCCTTAACCCAATTCTGGGATATGATAAAGCATTAAGGGATTTATCCGACCGGCCGGATAAAGGAGTTCTCTTCCGTAATTTAAGGAATGAGTGGCCGCTTCGGTATGAGTATGCTTCTCTTAAAATTCGTAAAGAGTTACTCAGGGAGTTCAAAGAAATTCATATGTTAGGTGTTCAACCTATTTAA
- a CDS encoding T9SS type A sorting domain-containing protein, translated as MTPNGVFMRPCTSKTFLLSLLWISFTGLEVLSGQPVQYSVEDSAIAQVGDDFYGIQYHSNTYDSPILQEKLSEIPIKKVRIWARPNQIRPNIEEWNWSGLDNKVNEVIDAGYEPIVCIFQAEDWYTGTPENPWWNDTTAVNQWLTLSEELAGRYADKIEYIILFDELNYLHQDNPYYISFSNAADLFIQTASTIKAVEPDLKVGGPSGFNGWENGHWGNYVFNQTEHDTLLDFISSNIFLSWDKDDSDQTIINKTIWYEEAPMKIRSMLNSTHSPTLLLDAYNASALWTIDGTKDGELWTDPRNVNTFGGVYQALAQLHSVKGGFDITLKWETIGGYGIFNWYPDFNELPTYYSWELMVKRGGLRPGSELIKINTTENPIQDLPHHSGMNVDGYRVQPFAILDSENNITVILINKTDSLKEANITPPTDMNSFQLYQFHEFRTQDALAAVDSGSVDGNLTMELPPLSINIISYSESSLLTSTETEESGSEPDHFTLFQNYPNPFNPTTSIAFRLSEASFVQLSVYNARGQKVKGFYGNRLPAGEHSLLFDGSGLSSGIYFYRLTVDGQTEVRKFALIK; from the coding sequence ATGACTCCAAATGGTGTTTTTATGCGGCCATGCACCAGTAAAACATTTCTACTTTCCCTTTTATGGATATCCTTTACAGGATTAGAGGTCCTTTCCGGACAGCCTGTACAATATTCGGTTGAAGATTCTGCGATAGCTCAGGTAGGTGATGATTTTTACGGGATTCAATATCACTCCAACACCTACGACTCTCCCATACTTCAGGAAAAATTATCTGAAATTCCCATTAAAAAAGTCCGTATTTGGGCAAGGCCTAATCAGATCCGGCCAAACATTGAAGAATGGAACTGGTCGGGGCTGGATAATAAGGTCAATGAAGTAATCGATGCTGGCTATGAGCCTATCGTGTGTATTTTCCAGGCTGAAGATTGGTACACCGGTACCCCGGAAAACCCCTGGTGGAATGACACCACTGCAGTAAATCAATGGCTTACATTGTCAGAAGAACTGGCAGGCAGGTACGCAGATAAGATTGAGTACATCATTTTGTTCGATGAGCTGAACTACCTGCACCAGGACAATCCCTATTACATTTCCTTTTCGAATGCTGCGGATTTATTCATTCAAACAGCTTCAACGATTAAGGCTGTTGAGCCTGACTTAAAAGTTGGGGGACCTTCAGGATTCAACGGGTGGGAAAATGGGCATTGGGGCAATTACGTTTTCAATCAAACCGAACACGATACCTTACTCGATTTCATTTCTTCGAATATTTTTCTTTCGTGGGATAAAGATGATTCCGATCAAACAATCATCAATAAAACCATATGGTATGAGGAAGCCCCGATGAAAATCCGGAGTATGCTGAACTCCACCCACTCTCCCACACTATTGCTGGATGCTTATAATGCCTCGGCACTGTGGACTATAGATGGAACCAAAGACGGTGAGTTATGGACCGATCCCAGAAACGTGAATACTTTCGGTGGAGTTTACCAGGCACTCGCCCAGCTTCACAGCGTTAAAGGAGGTTTTGATATCACCCTTAAATGGGAAACAATTGGTGGCTATGGCATCTTCAATTGGTATCCTGATTTCAACGAACTTCCCACCTATTACAGCTGGGAACTCATGGTCAAACGCGGAGGCCTGAGGCCCGGATCCGAGCTAATCAAAATCAACACTACTGAAAATCCCATACAGGACCTGCCGCATCACTCGGGTATGAATGTGGATGGCTACCGGGTGCAGCCGTTTGCAATCCTGGATTCCGAAAACAACATCACGGTTATTCTTATCAACAAAACAGACAGCCTAAAGGAAGCAAACATTACTCCTCCGACTGACATGAACAGCTTTCAGTTGTATCAATTTCATGAATTCCGGACGCAAGATGCTTTGGCAGCGGTTGATTCAGGCAGCGTGGATGGTAATTTAACTATGGAGCTCCCTCCGCTAAGCATCAACATAATCAGTTATTCCGAAAGCAGCCTGCTTACGTCAACAGAGACAGAGGAGTCAGGCTCTGAACCCGACCATTTCACCCTTTTTCAGAACTATCCCAATCCCTTTAACCCTACTACTTCCATTGCCTTCAGGCTTTCAGAAGCAAGCTTTGTACAACTCTCCGTTTATAACGCCCGCGGACAGAAAGTGAAGGGATTTTATGGAAACCGGTTACCTGCCGGCGAACATTCTCTGCTATTTGACGGGAGCGGACTTTCATCCGGTATTTACTTTTATCGGCTTACTGTTGACGGTCAAACTGAAGTCAGGAAGTTTGCGCTGATCAAATAG
- a CDS encoding glycoside hydrolase family 3 N-terminal domain-containing protein, producing MRRIATLGLLTFLLSLPLLSKAQTLQQKIGQMIMVGVETSQEHQDSLKYDIEHRNLGGVLLFAYNLRFPSQIRSQNSRFQGLADTPLFLATDQEGGIVARLDEQNGYERTFSAHKLGTEFNSEDSTRKQATLMAGWMANTGLNMNLAPVVDVNVDPNSPAIGGLDRSFSTDEQVVYQHASWFVDEFHKQNIATSLKHFPGHGSAVSDSHEGFTDITDTWEDRELDPFRFLIEDGYNDAVMTGHLFNQNWDEDYPASLSSYAVTDILRDSLGFDGVVISDELFMGAVQENYGMDEAIVQVVNSDTDILLFNTNLYQDKSLPAYIISLISEKVEAGVIDEATITASYNRIMALKDTRIPTSNEVDYQPQELPDQVDIANYPNPFNPSTTITVSLDQASQVQVQVFNSIGQRVQTLAQTQLSSGVHNFTFDGRSLSSGMYLVVVSTPETRQVHKMMLIK from the coding sequence TTGAGACGAATAGCTACTTTAGGTTTACTCACTTTCTTACTCTCCCTCCCCCTGCTTTCCAAAGCACAGACCCTTCAGCAAAAAATTGGTCAGATGATTATGGTTGGGGTTGAAACCAGCCAGGAACACCAGGATTCTTTGAAATATGATATCGAGCACCGAAACCTGGGCGGAGTGTTGTTGTTCGCATACAACCTTCGCTTTCCCAGCCAGATACGTAGCCAAAATTCGAGATTTCAGGGACTGGCAGACACCCCTTTATTTTTGGCCACAGATCAGGAAGGCGGTATTGTAGCCCGCCTTGATGAGCAGAACGGCTATGAGCGAACTTTCTCGGCACATAAACTGGGCACCGAATTCAATTCTGAAGATTCCACCCGAAAGCAGGCCACACTTATGGCCGGCTGGATGGCCAATACCGGGTTAAACATGAACCTGGCGCCGGTAGTGGATGTAAATGTTGATCCAAACAGCCCAGCTATAGGCGGACTGGATCGCAGCTTTTCGACGGATGAACAGGTTGTTTATCAGCATGCCTCCTGGTTTGTGGATGAATTTCATAAACAAAATATAGCCACCTCACTCAAGCATTTCCCCGGTCATGGAAGCGCTGTATCTGACTCCCATGAAGGGTTTACCGACATCACCGACACCTGGGAAGACCGTGAACTCGACCCTTTCCGCTTTCTAATTGAAGATGGATACAACGATGCCGTTATGACCGGACATCTATTTAATCAAAATTGGGATGAAGACTACCCGGCCTCCCTCTCTTCCTATGCCGTCACCGACATTCTGAGAGACAGCCTTGGATTTGACGGCGTTGTGATTTCCGATGAGCTTTTCATGGGTGCAGTTCAGGAAAATTACGGGATGGATGAAGCTATTGTTCAGGTAGTGAATTCTGACACAGACATTCTTTTGTTCAACACCAATTTGTATCAGGATAAATCCCTTCCGGCCTATATCATCTCACTCATTTCAGAGAAAGTAGAAGCCGGAGTTATTGATGAAGCAACCATCACCGCTTCTTATAATCGCATTATGGCTCTGAAGGATACCCGCATCCCAACCAGTAACGAAGTGGACTATCAGCCGCAGGAGCTTCCCGATCAGGTTGACATCGCCAACTACCCGAACCCCTTTAATCCCTCCACTACCATTACGGTGTCTTTAGATCAGGCGAGCCAGGTACAAGTACAAGTCTTTAACTCCATTGGCCAGCGGGTGCAAACACTTGCCCAAACACAGCTCTCATCAGGTGTGCATAACTTTACTTTTGACGGAAGAAGCCTCAGCTCCGGCATGTATCTTGTGGTTGTGAGTACTCCGGAAACCCGTCAGGTTCACAAAATGATGCTTATCAAATAA
- a CDS encoding DUF6567 family protein, giving the protein MMKSYKLIILLASTLLFAGCGNAGMFVASNNTQVELSEGNYSIIAKNVTGSSESAYILGASYSWGMATNALGLIPLGEGKTLYKDAREDLWANFEAANFPVEGKKLALVNIQYDSGTTNFVLYTKAKVTITADVIEFD; this is encoded by the coding sequence ATGATGAAATCATATAAACTTATCATTCTTCTGGCATCAACGTTATTATTTGCTGGTTGTGGCAATGCCGGAATGTTTGTAGCAAGCAATAACACTCAAGTAGAGCTGAGCGAGGGTAATTACTCCATTATTGCCAAAAACGTTACCGGCTCTTCAGAATCAGCATATATTCTGGGCGCCAGTTATTCCTGGGGTATGGCAACAAATGCCTTGGGACTTATTCCTTTAGGAGAAGGCAAAACATTATACAAAGATGCCCGCGAAGATCTCTGGGCCAACTTTGAAGCTGCTAATTTTCCGGTAGAAGGCAAAAAGCTGGCGCTGGTTAATATCCAGTACGATTCAGGTACAACCAACTTTGTTCTTTATACCAAAGCGAAGGTTACCATCACAGCTGATGTAATCGAATTCGACTGA
- a CDS encoding DUF1772 domain-containing protein: MDIFQIALILATFLCSVVGGFLMAFSIVVMPGIKNLNDGEFIRAFQAIDRVIQNGQALFMIFWVGSIIALVITAVLAVGELDTIGWIFMTLAVSTYLIGVQLPTIRINIPLNNILQTLNVDEMDDAEQQMARTNFEAKWVKWNVIRTAFSNITALLLILLLFLQ; this comes from the coding sequence ATGGATATTTTTCAAATTGCACTGATCCTTGCCACCTTTTTATGTTCAGTTGTGGGTGGTTTTTTAATGGCTTTTTCCATTGTGGTAATGCCGGGTATTAAGAATCTGAATGATGGTGAATTTATCCGAGCATTCCAGGCTATTGATCGGGTCATTCAAAACGGTCAGGCGTTGTTTATGATCTTCTGGGTGGGCTCCATCATAGCTTTGGTCATAACTGCTGTTTTAGCGGTAGGAGAACTGGACACCATCGGGTGGATCTTCATGACCCTGGCGGTATCAACATATCTGATTGGAGTGCAACTGCCTACCATACGCATCAATATCCCATTGAACAATATTCTGCAAACCCTGAATGTGGATGAAATGGATGACGCGGAGCAGCAAATGGCCCGCACAAATTTTGAGGCAAAGTGGGTTAAATGGAATGTAATCCGCACGGCCTTTTCTAATATCACAGCCTTACTGCTCATTTTATTGCTTTTCCTGCAGTAA
- a CDS encoding aminoacyl-tRNA deacylase — protein sequence MPLNKLIDYLDEHDKKYIVVKHSPVFTAQEVAASAHIPGKNMAKTVMVKVDDAMMMVVLPSTHNVDFDSIKEAIGANEVELASEEEFEELFPDCELGAMPPFGNLYDLETLVAESLTEDEEIAFNAGTHKELVKMNYRDFEELVEPKILPVGVRA from the coding sequence ATGCCATTGAACAAGCTGATTGATTACCTGGATGAACATGACAAGAAGTATATAGTTGTGAAGCACTCTCCTGTTTTTACTGCTCAGGAAGTAGCCGCTTCCGCTCACATCCCCGGAAAGAATATGGCCAAAACCGTAATGGTGAAAGTAGATGACGCCATGATGATGGTCGTACTTCCTTCAACTCATAATGTTGATTTTGATTCCATCAAAGAAGCCATTGGGGCTAATGAGGTTGAACTGGCTTCCGAGGAAGAATTCGAGGAGCTATTTCCCGATTGTGAGTTGGGAGCCATGCCCCCGTTTGGCAATCTATATGATTTAGAAACCCTGGTTGCTGAATCTCTTACGGAGGATGAAGAAATTGCCTTTAACGCAGGAACCCATAAAGAGTTGGTAAAAATGAACTACCGGGACTTTGAAGAGCTGGTTGAACCTAAAATTCTGCCGGTTGGAGTACGGGCATAG
- a CDS encoding DUF3592 domain-containing protein — translation MYLTEYLSEMWSLLLAGSTQGVFFWAAVYTCVVLLISVVYQIRTSLWPGVAGTLIKNDLQRFGAAEWDKSEDDYITETAYSYQVNGKEYKGHRLTAWTVVASHNFRFILKKQLSRIKKNQEGGVIVFYNPKKPEKSYLIKPEIAGIITTALLAVLPFLLYWIKYY, via the coding sequence ATGTACCTGACAGAATACCTATCAGAAATGTGGAGTTTACTTCTTGCGGGATCAACCCAGGGGGTTTTCTTCTGGGCAGCAGTTTATACATGTGTCGTACTGTTGATTTCTGTTGTTTACCAAATAAGAACGAGTTTATGGCCGGGGGTAGCCGGAACGTTAATAAAAAATGATTTGCAAAGGTTTGGAGCTGCTGAGTGGGATAAAAGCGAAGATGATTATATCACAGAAACCGCTTATTCATATCAGGTGAATGGCAAGGAATACAAGGGGCACAGGTTAACTGCCTGGACGGTAGTGGCCTCCCATAACTTCAGGTTTATCCTTAAAAAACAGTTAAGCAGGATAAAAAAGAATCAGGAGGGCGGTGTTATTGTATTTTATAATCCTAAAAAGCCGGAAAAAAGTTATCTGATTAAACCCGAAATAGCTGGTATAATTACAACTGCTCTACTCGCTGTATTGCCTTTTCTACTATACTGGATTAAATACTATTGA